A genomic stretch from Pseudomonas sp. MUP55 includes:
- a CDS encoding MFS transporter, whose product MNQPSVGTTLDVQSFINAQPLSRYQWRVVILCFLIVFLDGLDTAAMGFIAPALSQDWGIDRASLGPVMSAALIGMVFGALGSGPLADRFGRKGVLVGAVLVFGGFSLASAYSSNVDQLLVLRFLTGLGLGAGMPNATTLLSEYTPERHKSLLVTSMFCGFNLGMAGGGFISAKLIPAFGWHSLLLIGGILPLILAVVLLVWLPESARYLVVRNRGTDKVRKTLSPIQPAIVAQAAAFSVPEQKTVKARNVFAVIFSGTYSAGTLLLWLTYFMGLVIVYLLTSWLPTLMRDSGASMEQAAFIGALFQFGGVLSAVGVGWAMDRFNPHKVIGTFYLLAGVFAYAVGQSLGNITVLATQVLIAGMCVNGAQSAMPSLAARFYPTQGRATGVSWMLGIGRFGAILGAWMGATLLGLGWNFEQVLTALVIPAALATAAVVIKGMVSHADAT is encoded by the coding sequence ATGAATCAGCCATCTGTCGGTACCACCCTGGACGTTCAGTCCTTCATCAATGCCCAGCCCTTGTCACGTTACCAATGGCGTGTGGTGATTCTGTGCTTCCTGATTGTTTTTCTCGACGGCCTCGACACCGCCGCCATGGGCTTTATCGCGCCTGCGTTGTCCCAGGATTGGGGTATCGACCGCGCCAGCCTCGGCCCGGTGATGAGCGCCGCGTTGATCGGCATGGTGTTTGGCGCGCTGGGTTCCGGCCCGCTGGCCGACCGCTTCGGGCGCAAAGGCGTGCTGGTGGGCGCGGTGCTGGTGTTTGGTGGCTTCAGCCTGGCGTCGGCGTACAGCAGCAATGTCGACCAACTGCTGGTGTTGCGTTTCCTGACCGGCCTGGGCCTGGGTGCCGGCATGCCCAACGCCACCACGCTGCTTTCCGAATACACCCCCGAGCGCCACAAGTCGTTGCTGGTGACCAGCATGTTCTGCGGCTTCAACCTGGGCATGGCCGGTGGCGGGTTTATCTCGGCCAAGTTGATCCCGGCCTTCGGCTGGCACAGCCTGTTGCTGATCGGTGGCATCCTGCCGTTGATCCTGGCCGTCGTGCTGCTGGTGTGGTTGCCGGAATCGGCGCGTTACCTGGTGGTGCGCAACCGTGGTACCGACAAGGTGCGCAAAACCCTGTCACCGATCCAGCCCGCTATCGTTGCCCAGGCCGCCGCCTTCAGCGTGCCGGAGCAAAAGACCGTCAAGGCGCGCAACGTGTTTGCGGTGATTTTCTCCGGCACCTACAGCGCCGGCACGCTGTTGCTGTGGCTCACCTACTTCATGGGCCTGGTGATTGTTTACCTGCTCACCAGCTGGTTGCCGACCCTGATGCGCGACAGCGGCGCCAGTATGGAGCAGGCCGCGTTTATCGGTGCCTTGTTCCAGTTTGGCGGTGTATTGAGCGCCGTGGGCGTGGGCTGGGCGATGGACCGGTTCAACCCGCACAAGGTGATTGGCACCTTCTACCTGCTGGCCGGGGTGTTTGCCTACGCGGTTGGGCAGAGCCTGGGCAACATCACTGTATTGGCGACCCAGGTGCTGATTGCCGGGATGTGCGTCAACGGGGCGCAATCGGCGATGCCTTCCCTGGCCGCGCGCTTCTACCCAACCCAGGGCCGCGCCACCGGCGTTTCATGGATGCTCGGCATTGGTCGTTTCGGCGCCATCCTGGGGGCGTGGATGGGCGCGACCCTGCTGGGCCTGGGCTGGAACTTTGAACAAGTGCTGACCGCGTTGGTGATCCCGGCTGCACTCGCCACGGCTGCCGTGGTGATCAAGGGCATGGTCAGCCACGCCGACGCCACCTGA
- the pcaR gene encoding pca regulon transcriptional regulator PcaR has product MNDQLRNSFASVAPPIVASPAKRIQAFTGDPDFMTSLARGLAVVQAFQERKRHLTIAQISHRTEIPRAAVRRCLHTLIKLGYATTDGRTYSLLPKVLTLGHAYLSSTPLAVSAQPYLDRMSEQLHEACNMATLEGDDILYIARSATTQRLISVDLSVGGRLPAYCTSMGRILLAALDDASLQDYLDHADLQTKTSRTLTTPEALFECLQQVRQQGWCIVDQELEQGLRSIAVPVYDASGQVLAALNVSTHAGRVSRSELEQRFLPSMLSASRELSTQLFA; this is encoded by the coding sequence ATGAATGATCAATTGCGCAACTCCTTCGCGTCAGTGGCGCCGCCGATTGTGGCTTCACCGGCCAAGCGCATCCAGGCATTCACCGGCGATCCGGATTTCATGACCTCCCTGGCCCGCGGCCTGGCCGTGGTGCAAGCGTTTCAGGAGCGCAAGCGTCACCTGACCATCGCCCAGATCAGCCATCGCACCGAGATCCCGCGCGCTGCCGTGCGCCGTTGCCTGCACACCCTGATCAAGCTCGGTTACGCCACTACCGACGGCCGTACCTATTCGTTGCTGCCCAAGGTGCTGACGCTTGGCCATGCGTATTTATCGTCCACGCCGTTGGCCGTGTCGGCCCAGCCTTATTTGGACCGCATGAGCGAACAGCTTCACGAAGCCTGCAACATGGCGACCCTTGAAGGTGACGACATCCTGTATATCGCCCGCTCCGCCACCACGCAGCGCCTGATTTCCGTGGACCTTTCCGTGGGAGGACGCCTGCCGGCGTACTGCACCTCCATGGGCCGCATTCTGCTTGCCGCTCTCGACGATGCCTCGTTGCAGGACTATCTGGATCATGCCGATCTGCAAACCAAGACCAGTCGTACCTTGACCACGCCTGAAGCCTTGTTCGAATGCTTGCAGCAAGTGCGTCAGCAGGGTTGGTGCATTGTTGACCAGGAATTGGAGCAGGGCCTGCGGTCAATCGCCGTACCGGTTTACGACGCGTCCGGCCAGGTGCTGGCTGCACTCAATGTCAGCACCCACGCCGGACGGGTCAGCCGCAGCGAGTTGGAGCAGCGTTTCCTGCCGAGCATGCTCAGCGCCAGTCGCGAGCTGAGTACGCAGCTGTTTGCCTAA
- a CDS encoding CoA-transferase subunit beta, protein MAYSTNEMMTVAAARRLKNGSVCFVGIGLPSKAANLARLTSSPDVVLIYESGPIGAKPSVLPLSIGDGELAETADTVVPTGEIFRYWLQGGRIDVGFLGAAQVDRFGNINTTVVGDYHQPKVRLPGAGGAPEIAGSAKSVLIILKQSSRSFVDKLDFITSVGHGEGGDSRKRLGLPGAGPVGIITDLCIMEPEQGTHEFVVTALHPGVTREQVIAATGWAIRFADQVEVTAEPTEVELSALRDLEARTAAAHGQAPGEA, encoded by the coding sequence ATGGCTTACTCCACCAATGAAATGATGACCGTCGCCGCTGCGCGCCGCCTCAAGAATGGCTCGGTGTGCTTCGTCGGCATCGGCCTGCCGTCCAAGGCGGCCAACCTGGCGCGCCTGACCTCATCGCCTGACGTGGTGCTGATCTACGAGTCCGGTCCGATTGGCGCCAAGCCATCGGTGCTGCCGCTGTCCATCGGTGACGGTGAGCTGGCGGAAACCGCCGACACCGTGGTGCCCACCGGTGAAATCTTCCGCTACTGGCTGCAAGGCGGGCGCATTGATGTCGGCTTTCTCGGCGCGGCTCAGGTTGACCGCTTCGGCAACATCAACACCACCGTGGTCGGCGACTATCACCAGCCCAAGGTACGTTTGCCGGGTGCCGGCGGCGCGCCGGAGATCGCAGGTTCCGCCAAGAGCGTGTTGATCATCCTTAAACAGTCGTCCCGTTCGTTTGTCGACAAGCTGGACTTCATCACCTCGGTTGGCCACGGCGAAGGCGGCGATTCGCGTAAGCGCCTGGGCCTGCCGGGCGCGGGTCCCGTCGGCATCATCACCGACCTGTGCATCATGGAGCCGGAGCAGGGCACCCATGAGTTCGTGGTCACTGCGTTGCACCCCGGCGTGACCCGTGAGCAGGTAATAGCGGCGACCGGTTGGGCAATCCGTTTTGCCGACCAGGTCGAAGTCACCGCCGAACCGACCGAGGTTGAGCTGAGCGCCCTGCGTGACCTTGAGGCACGCACCGCAGCCGCCCACGGCCAAGCACCCGGAGAAGCCTGA
- a CDS encoding CoA transferase subunit A, translating into MAEILTLRDAVKRFVNDGDTVALEGFTHLIPTAAGHEIIRQGKKDLTLVRMTPDLIYDQLIGAGCARKLIFSWGGNPGVGSLHRLRDAVEKQWPQPLEIEEHSHADLANAYVAGASGLPFAVLRAYAGSDLPKVNPLIKTVTCPFTGEVLAAVPSVRPDVTVIHAQKADRKGNVLLWGILGVQKEAALAAQRCIVTVEEIVDDLNAPMNSCVLPTWALTAVCHVPGGAHPSYAHGYNERDNRFYQAWDPIARDRETFTAWIDEYIHGTADFREFQVKLATQQEAK; encoded by the coding sequence ATGGCTGAAATTCTCACCCTGCGTGATGCGGTCAAGCGCTTCGTGAACGACGGCGATACCGTCGCCCTCGAAGGCTTCACTCACCTGATCCCTACGGCCGCAGGTCATGAAATCATTCGTCAGGGCAAGAAAGACCTGACGCTGGTGCGCATGACGCCTGACCTGATCTACGACCAGTTGATCGGTGCCGGCTGTGCGCGCAAGTTGATTTTTTCCTGGGGCGGCAACCCTGGCGTGGGCTCCCTGCATCGCCTGCGCGACGCCGTGGAAAAACAGTGGCCGCAGCCGCTTGAGATCGAGGAACACAGCCATGCCGACTTGGCCAATGCCTACGTCGCCGGCGCCTCCGGCCTGCCGTTTGCGGTGCTGCGTGCCTATGCCGGTTCCGACTTGCCCAAGGTCAACCCGCTGATCAAGACCGTCACCTGCCCGTTCACGGGCGAGGTGCTGGCGGCGGTGCCGTCGGTACGTCCGGATGTCACGGTGATCCATGCGCAGAAGGCCGACCGCAAGGGCAACGTGCTGCTCTGGGGCATTCTCGGGGTGCAGAAGGAAGCGGCCCTGGCGGCCCAGCGCTGCATCGTCACCGTCGAGGAAATCGTCGATGACCTGAATGCGCCCATGAACAGCTGCGTGCTGCCCACCTGGGCCTTGACTGCGGTGTGCCATGTGCCGGGTGGCGCGCATCCGTCCTACGCCCACGGCTATAACGAACGTGACAACCGCTTCTACCAGGCGTGGGACCCAATCGCCCGCGACCGTGAGACGTTTACCGCCTGGATCGACGAGTACATCCATGGCACCGCCGACTTCCGTGAATTCCAGGTCAAGCTGGCCACCCAGCAGGAGGCCAAGTAA